Proteins from a genomic interval of Clostridium sp. 'deep sea':
- a CDS encoding RNA polymerase sigma factor, producing the protein MKNNPLEQFYKQYYNEVFLYALSLCNSYYVAESLTSDTFYKALLNINKLKGHTKYWLFRVCKNNYIDLLRRKNPAKINNSDCLTDNLSILDQLIKDEQNRKLYKAILQLKHPYKECILLYYFHKYTMKDIATLMKISNGSVRTIIYRARLKLKTYLKEENYEV; encoded by the coding sequence GTGAAAAATAACCCCCTAGAGCAGTTTTATAAGCAGTACTATAATGAAGTTTTTCTCTACGCCCTTTCGCTTTGTAACAGCTACTATGTTGCAGAGTCCTTAACTAGTGATACCTTTTATAAAGCATTACTTAATATTAACAAGCTTAAAGGTCATACCAAGTATTGGCTTTTTAGGGTTTGTAAAAATAATTATATAGACTTACTGCGACGTAAAAACCCTGCAAAAATCAATAATAGTGACTGTTTAACAGATAATTTAAGCATTTTAGATCAGCTAATTAAAGATGAGCAAAACAGAAAATTGTATAAAGCCATATTACAACTTAAACACCCCTATAAAGAGTGTATTTTGCTTTATTATTTTCATAAATACACTATGAAAGATATAGCTACTTTAATGAAAATTTCTAATGGCTCTGTTAGAACCATTATCTACAGAGCGCGTTTAAAACTTAAAACCTACCTAAAGGAGGAGAATTATGAAGTTTAA
- a CDS encoding PEP/pyruvate-binding domain-containing protein → MIKWFKDIKETDLLLVGGKGHNLSRMFKHGIDVPNGFVIESSAYDNYVTQHNLHQLINEILRKNNCLVASQKIKQLFTVQKLSQSFVSIVKHEFSKISSGRVAVRSSSTMEDLPDSSFAGQYSSYLNVTKDSLIERIINCWQSLWNERAIEYRKKYCPKQDFSHAVVVQEMINSTTSGVAFTANPITGVRHEVVVNAAFGLGEAVVSGEVNPDQFILNKKNKQISKKELAKKLIKYVYASSGIKQCTLSELESQKASLTEQQLMQLLEVCVKTEKYFKKPQDIEFAFNDNELYIIQSRDITSLYPINNLEQDGKLRAYLGVGTVLLGMKEPFTPFGYDIISLMFPTVINVMTLLKKPLTASFVKYTGSRPYVDISYLLSSKFVSKQFAKAFSGNDIPLQDVMLHVINKHGKTFTNQGIRFKIPWGIIKYSFKMLK, encoded by the coding sequence GTGATTAAATGGTTTAAGGATATTAAAGAAACTGACTTATTATTGGTAGGCGGCAAGGGTCATAACTTGTCACGTATGTTTAAACATGGTATTGATGTTCCCAATGGTTTTGTTATTGAATCATCAGCTTATGATAATTATGTTACTCAACATAACCTCCATCAATTAATTAATGAAATACTACGTAAAAATAATTGCCTAGTAGCATCACAAAAAATAAAACAATTGTTTACTGTCCAAAAATTAAGCCAAAGCTTTGTTAGCATAGTAAAGCATGAATTTTCTAAAATAAGTAGTGGTAGAGTTGCAGTACGTAGCAGCTCCACTATGGAGGATTTACCAGATAGTAGCTTTGCAGGTCAATACTCATCTTATTTAAATGTGACTAAAGATTCTTTAATCGAAAGAATTATAAATTGTTGGCAATCACTATGGAATGAAAGGGCTATAGAATACCGTAAAAAATATTGCCCTAAACAAGATTTTTCACATGCAGTTGTAGTACAAGAGATGATAAACTCCACTACTTCAGGGGTTGCTTTTACTGCTAACCCTATTACAGGGGTAAGGCATGAAGTTGTAGTAAATGCGGCTTTTGGCTTAGGAGAAGCAGTTGTAAGTGGAGAAGTTAATCCCGATCAATTTATATTAAACAAAAAAAATAAGCAAATAAGCAAAAAAGAGTTAGCTAAAAAGCTAATTAAGTATGTTTATGCTAGCAGTGGTATTAAGCAATGTACGTTAAGTGAGCTAGAATCACAAAAAGCATCATTAACAGAACAACAGCTAATGCAATTACTTGAGGTTTGTGTTAAAACTGAAAAGTATTTTAAAAAACCACAGGATATTGAATTTGCTTTTAATGATAACGAGCTATATATCATTCAATCTCGTGATATAACAAGCCTTTATCCTATAAATAACTTAGAGCAAGATGGCAAGCTTAGGGCTTACTTAGGTGTGGGCACAGTGTTATTAGGAATGAAAGAGCCTTTTACACCCTTTGGTTACGATATTATAAGCCTTATGTTTCCTACCGTAATAAATGTAATGACTTTGCTTAAAAAACCCCTAACTGCCAGTTTTGTAAAATATACTGGCAGTAGACCCTATGTTGATATTAGCTATTTATTGTCTTCTAAATTTGTTTCTAAGCAGTTTGCCAAAGCCTTTTCCGGTAACGATATACCCTTGCAGGATGTTATGTTACACGTAATAAATAAACACGGTAAAACCTTTACCAATCAAGGTATTAGGTTTAAAATTCCTTGGGGCATAATTAAATATAGCTTTAAAATGTTAAAGTAA
- a CDS encoding MFS transporter, with the protein MFFISKIVFFRANSFGMFLAERVLLAIAIAGLSGCDLALLYSSAPKEKSQQIFGRYNALATVGYLLASLLSGYMVKNSLSSTAFYTIIPYALAIIFTVFIKEVNTDSAQKPKLKDSFKNAWSMKRVLILVVAIAFIKEVFQAVTVFLNQLQYLKCGIAIKYFGVIIVLIQVANLSSVKSHLLSKKFGKQKTIAILIIAILLSCIALIFTNNAILSVSFIFLISGSMSIINPIYAELQNLSITSGDRATVLSIYAMVGNVIAAVINPFIGKSADIAIETAFFTCFMIAMCGLLFFYLYIKLDKKHCKNNKN; encoded by the coding sequence GTGTTTTTTATATCTAAAATTGTCTTTTTTAGAGCAAACTCTTTTGGTATGTTTTTAGCTGAACGAGTGCTTTTAGCTATTGCTATTGCGGGTTTATCTGGCTGTGATTTAGCACTACTGTATTCCTCAGCCCCCAAGGAAAAATCTCAGCAGATTTTTGGCAGATATAATGCTTTAGCTACAGTAGGATACTTACTTGCCTCATTACTCTCTGGATATATGGTAAAAAATTCACTGAGTAGCACGGCCTTTTATACTATAATTCCATATGCTTTAGCAATTATTTTCACTGTATTTATTAAGGAGGTTAATACTGATTCAGCTCAAAAACCAAAACTAAAGGATAGCTTTAAAAATGCTTGGTCAATGAAAAGGGTTTTGATTTTAGTTGTTGCTATAGCATTTATTAAAGAAGTGTTTCAAGCTGTAACAGTGTTTTTGAACCAACTACAATATTTAAAATGTGGAATAGCTATAAAATACTTTGGTGTAATAATTGTGTTAATTCAAGTAGCTAACTTAAGCTCTGTAAAATCTCATTTACTTAGTAAAAAATTTGGTAAACAAAAGACCATAGCTATACTAATTATAGCAATATTATTAAGCTGTATTGCACTTATTTTTACTAATAATGCTATTTTATCTGTTTCTTTTATTTTTTTAATATCTGGTAGTATGTCGATAATTAACCCAATTTATGCTGAGCTACAAAACCTATCAATAACAAGTGGAGATAGAGCTACTGTTCTTTCAATATACGCTATGGTTGGCAATGTAATTGCAGCAGTAATCAATCCTTTTATAGGAAAAAGTGCTGACATAGCTATTGAAACTGCATTTTTTACTTGTTTTATGATAGCTATGTGTGGATTACTCTTTTTTTATCTTTATATAAAGTTAGATAAAAAACATTGTAAAAATAATAAGAACTAA
- a CDS encoding GNAT family N-acetyltransferase, which produces MNFYRTNSSELIAQLNEHVHTIHVELYPEYFKDYKYESMIVFFNKFINNKEHLFLVLEDNNDYIGYAWLELRANAESEFSKGFKDIYVHQISIKKGYKGRGYGQAFMQKIYKIAKLYSINEIKLDYWIGNDEAANFYKKQGFVKIREFVVKKLNEK; this is translated from the coding sequence ATGAACTTTTATAGAACTAATAGTAGCGAGTTAATAGCACAGTTAAATGAACATGTACATACAATTCATGTTGAGTTATATCCAGAGTATTTTAAAGACTACAAATATGAAAGTATGATAGTATTTTTTAATAAATTTATAAATAATAAAGAGCATCTGTTTTTAGTGTTAGAAGATAATAATGATTATATAGGTTACGCTTGGCTAGAGCTAAGAGCCAATGCCGAAAGTGAGTTTAGTAAAGGCTTTAAGGATATATATGTTCATCAAATCAGCATAAAAAAAGGCTATAAAGGTAGGGGTTATGGACAAGCCTTTATGCAAAAAATATATAAAATTGCTAAACTTTATAGTATAAATGAAATTAAACTAGATTATTGGATTGGCAATGATGAGGCTGCCAACTTTTACAAAAAGCAGGGTTTTGTAAAAATTAGAGAGTTTGTTGTTAAAAAATTAAATGAAAAGTAA
- a CDS encoding class I SAM-dependent methyltransferase — protein MQIYDSSALYNQNMADNKQQLLKDFYNDLFKGLKVKMIHDCSIGAGGTSLPLAKLGYDVSGSDISENLLKKAKENFNKAGYDINLYNSDFRELNSKLPNKYDCIISTGNSLPHICNNDVDIFLKEVSAKLNDKGYLYIDIRNWDLIVKEKPSFKAFDPMVMTNTEHKSLYQFWNWYKDGSVDFVFVTSTDKNGKHEKHIILTAPTYYPLILKDYTNMLKNNGYRLVGCYDLDSIWLGSKQEQNKIGDFTEDFNYINWYGILAQKL, from the coding sequence ATGCAAATCTATGATAGTTCAGCTTTATATAATCAAAATATGGCAGATAATAAACAACAATTATTAAAAGACTTTTATAACGATCTTTTTAAAGGTTTAAAAGTTAAAATGATTCATGATTGTTCTATTGGTGCAGGTGGCACATCATTACCATTAGCTAAGTTAGGATACGATGTATCTGGTTCAGATATAAGTGAAAATTTACTTAAAAAAGCTAAAGAGAATTTTAATAAAGCAGGTTATGATATAAATCTTTATAATAGTGATTTTAGAGAACTAAACAGCAAGCTTCCTAATAAATATGACTGTATAATATCTACAGGTAATTCACTTCCGCATATCTGTAATAATGATGTTGATATTTTCCTAAAAGAGGTTTCGGCAAAACTTAATGATAAGGGATATCTATATATAGACATACGAAACTGGGACTTGATTGTAAAAGAAAAACCAAGTTTTAAGGCATTTGACCCTATGGTAATGACAAACACAGAACATAAGAGCCTGTATCAATTTTGGAACTGGTATAAAGATGGTTCAGTAGATTTTGTGTTTGTAACCTCAACTGATAAAAATGGTAAACATGAAAAACATATCATATTAACTGCACCAACCTACTACCCTCTTATACTAAAAGATTATACTAACATGTTAAAAAATAATGGATATAGGTTAGTTGGCTGTTATGATTTGGATTCAATATGGTTAGGTTCAAAACAAGAACAAAATAAAATAGGTGATTTTACAGAGGATTTTAACTATATTAATTGGTATGGAATTTTAGCTCAAAAGCTTTAG
- a CDS encoding DHHW family protein gives MNNTANKTLIIIFIGILVTFNISYALMPEKSFSESENRVLAKFPKLSLKQIMSGDFTESFEQYVIDQVLYRDKWVFIKSGIESVLQKKENNDIYFGKDNYLFKKFKKPSDTLSNNINNLNYFASKLTELQTSVLLVPNSIKIYEDKLPKFVSVFDQLTVINTVKQNLNNGIIFSDIYSTLNNVKDEYIYFKTDHHWTMRGAYYAYTKYAEDMGFTAYNINDFSIETVSDSFFGTYYSKANKQLPADSIETFNPKFSVSYQLEYLDSESKSTSLYDTSYLTKKDKYSMFLGGNHALLKITSSVTNNKKLIVIKDSYSHCFIPFLANHYEEIHVVDLRYYKLNIYDYITENKIDNALFLYNVTSFGEDNSLDWLVR, from the coding sequence ATGAACAATACAGCTAATAAAACATTAATAATAATATTTATAGGTATATTAGTAACCTTTAATATATCCTACGCATTAATGCCTGAAAAAAGTTTTTCGGAATCTGAAAATAGGGTATTAGCCAAATTTCCTAAGCTTAGTTTAAAACAAATTATGTCTGGAGATTTTACAGAATCATTTGAGCAATATGTAATAGATCAAGTATTATATCGAGATAAATGGGTTTTTATTAAATCTGGTATAGAGAGTGTTTTGCAAAAAAAAGAAAATAATGATATCTATTTTGGTAAAGATAATTACTTATTTAAAAAATTTAAAAAACCTAGTGATACACTTAGTAACAATATTAATAATCTTAACTATTTTGCTAGTAAACTTACAGAACTACAGACCAGTGTTTTATTAGTACCAAATTCTATAAAAATCTACGAAGATAAGCTTCCTAAGTTTGTTTCAGTTTTTGATCAACTAACAGTTATTAACACTGTTAAACAAAACTTAAATAATGGGATTATTTTTAGTGATATATATAGTACTTTAAACAATGTTAAAGATGAATATATTTACTTTAAAACAGATCACCACTGGACGATGCGTGGTGCATATTATGCCTATACTAAGTACGCTGAGGACATGGGTTTTACTGCCTATAACATCAATGATTTTAGTATTGAAACAGTTAGTGATAGTTTTTTTGGCACCTATTACTCTAAGGCTAACAAACAACTACCAGCAGATTCAATAGAAACATTTAATCCTAAATTTTCAGTTAGTTACCAGCTAGAGTATTTAGATAGTGAATCAAAAAGCACATCTCTTTACGATACCAGTTATTTAACAAAAAAGGATAAGTACTCAATGTTTTTGGGTGGCAATCATGCTTTATTAAAAATTACTAGCAGTGTTACCAATAATAAAAAACTAATAGTTATAAAAGACTCTTATTCACACTGTTTTATTCCATTTTTAGCAAACCATTATGAGGAAATACATGTGGTAGATCTACGTTATTATAAGCTTAATATTTATGATTATATTACTGAGAACAAGATAGATAATGCCTTATTTTTATATAATGTTACCAGCTTTGGTGAAGATAACAGCTTGGATTGGTTAGTAAGATAG
- a CDS encoding DUF4358 domain-containing protein, with protein sequence MKKIISIALIAFSIFALVGCTPKEPAANVPVNDIMDSIKEQVKTDLVAGGVKEEQFKDGKLPGYMITDIMTDENNPTAKLFNKDEVEEGLILQHMMNVNSNLIIVVKAKDGKVDAVKEVLAKIKEQQDSIWKQYLPNQYDKVKANVIEAKDNYVIYATYDDSAKIKEVFEQAFEKKE encoded by the coding sequence ATGAAAAAAATAATAAGTATAGCATTAATAGCTTTTTCTATTTTTGCTTTAGTTGGATGTACACCTAAAGAACCAGCAGCTAATGTTCCTGTAAACGATATTATGGACAGCATTAAAGAGCAAGTTAAAACAGACCTAGTCGCTGGTGGTGTAAAAGAAGAGCAGTTTAAAGATGGCAAATTGCCTGGGTATATGATTACAGACATTATGACTGATGAAAACAACCCAACTGCAAAATTGTTTAATAAAGATGAGGTTGAAGAGGGTTTAATTTTACAACATATGATGAATGTTAATTCTAATCTCATTATTGTTGTAAAAGCTAAAGATGGTAAAGTAGATGCTGTTAAAGAAGTATTAGCAAAAATAAAAGAACAACAAGATAGCATATGGAAACAATACTTACCAAATCAGTACGATAAAGTAAAAGCAAATGTAATAGAAGCTAAAGACAACTATGTTATTTATGCAACATATGATGATTCTGCAAAGATAAAAGAGGTATTCGAACAAGCTTTTGAAAAGAAAGAATAG
- a CDS encoding PEP-utilizing enzyme — MSKRYDAMIAVGNKQYEELFQESLQLKSVQEKIEFCEHAMIKAFILSQTQALYCTEMTYASKIAKKLKKMYGDKYNAETLVQSLPRCVSQQLTINLNELAKFFSENMLEPNVEHAEFKRLLAKFGHRSSYELDFGAKRWAEDPAYLLNQVKSFMHNKMYERNLADIQHKRDKAEKLITDVYCEMKRDYGEKRAQKFKETMLAYRTAAGMREYPKFDIVRFISLGRKVALSVGEEYVKQGLINNKYDLFFLRKVEILTKQNLKEKVKNNKEEYSREMKRSSVPRIVLNTGETIYSVSKIDPNSKNLQGSALSPGVYEGVIKIVFDPHKALLKEGEIMVTESTNPAWTPLFATAGALIMEYGGPMSHGGIVAREYGIPAVVGISALKSRLKDGDRVRVDGSTGVVTILE; from the coding sequence ATGAGTAAACGATATGATGCGATGATAGCGGTGGGTAATAAGCAGTATGAAGAACTTTTCCAAGAGTCATTACAGCTTAAGAGCGTTCAGGAAAAAATAGAATTTTGCGAACATGCCATGATAAAGGCCTTTATTTTATCACAAACTCAAGCCCTTTATTGTACTGAAATGACTTATGCCTCTAAGATTGCTAAAAAACTCAAAAAAATGTATGGCGACAAATATAATGCTGAAACTTTAGTTCAATCACTGCCAAGATGTGTAAGTCAACAACTAACTATCAACCTTAATGAGTTAGCTAAATTTTTTAGTGAGAACATGTTAGAGCCAAATGTAGAGCATGCCGAGTTTAAAAGGCTGTTAGCTAAGTTTGGGCACAGAAGTAGTTATGAATTAGATTTTGGTGCTAAACGGTGGGCAGAAGACCCTGCTTATTTGCTAAATCAGGTAAAAAGTTTTATGCATAACAAGATGTATGAACGTAATTTAGCCGATATCCAGCATAAACGTGATAAGGCTGAAAAACTAATAACAGACGTATATTGTGAAATGAAAAGGGACTATGGTGAAAAAAGAGCCCAAAAGTTTAAAGAAACAATGCTTGCATATAGAACTGCAGCAGGTATGCGGGAGTATCCTAAATTCGACATAGTTCGTTTTATATCTTTGGGGCGAAAAGTAGCATTAAGTGTTGGAGAAGAGTATGTAAAACAGGGACTTATAAATAACAAATACGACTTATTCTTTTTAAGAAAAGTTGAAATATTAACTAAACAAAACCTTAAAGAAAAGGTTAAAAATAATAAAGAAGAGTATAGCAGAGAAATGAAACGTAGTAGTGTGCCTCGTATTGTTCTTAATACTGGAGAAACAATTTATAGTGTAAGTAAAATAGACCCCAACAGCAAAAATTTACAAGGCTCAGCTTTATCCCCAGGGGTATATGAGGGCGTAATTAAAATTGTGTTTGACCCCCATAAGGCTTTATTAAAAGAGGGAGAAATAATGGTAACAGAAAGCACAAATCCAGCCTGGACACCCCTTTTTGCAACAGCTGGAGCCTTAATAATGGAGTATGGCGGACCTATGAGCCACGGCGGTATTGTGGCCAGAGAGTATGGCATACCAGCGGTTGTTGGCATATCAGCACTTAAGAGTAGACTAAAAGATGGAGACAGAGTAAGGGTAGATGGATCAACAGGAGTAGTAACTATCCTAGAGTAA
- a CDS encoding TetR/AcrR family transcriptional regulator, whose protein sequence is MPKAFTKNELKNTKTKLLLNGKKIFEHKGFAKFGVRELVKETGISIGMFYKLYSSKEELFVEIVSIEQKRIRQSIVTEVMQYKDDPVKALKSFYYIVVKELYDNKLMNTILFNNEYSSLKSHLTEVNFISERELSLKPFVDLMNYWKSKKLIRDIDNELVLASLRSLVYLNFHKDEIGEDKFNNIVEFLVNQVCLYVEGGSYNA, encoded by the coding sequence ATGCCAAAGGCCTTTACAAAAAATGAGCTTAAAAATACTAAAACTAAGCTTTTATTAAATGGCAAAAAAATATTTGAACATAAAGGATTTGCTAAGTTTGGTGTTAGAGAGTTAGTTAAAGAAACAGGCATATCAATAGGTATGTTTTATAAGCTCTATAGCTCTAAAGAAGAACTTTTTGTGGAGATAGTTAGTATAGAGCAGAAGAGGATTCGACAAAGTATAGTAACTGAGGTTATGCAGTATAAAGATGACCCTGTAAAAGCCTTAAAGAGCTTTTATTATATAGTGGTTAAAGAGTTATATGATAATAAACTGATGAATACTATTTTATTTAACAACGAATATAGTTCTCTTAAAAGCCATTTAACTGAAGTAAACTTTATCAGTGAAAGAGAGTTATCTTTAAAGCCTTTTGTAGACCTAATGAACTATTGGAAATCAAAAAAATTAATAAGAGACATAGATAACGAGTTAGTTTTGGCAAGTCTAAGATCTTTAGTTTACTTAAATTTTCACAAAGATGAAATTGGAGAAGATAAGTTTAATAACATTGTGGAGTTTTTAGTAAATCAGGTTTGTTTGTATGTAGAGGGAGGCTCTTATAATGCATAA
- a CDS encoding TetR/AcrR family transcriptional regulator, producing MSLKEQIINTAYELFAEKGYEKTTVAQIIGKAGTSKGGFYHHFKSKDEILEHITLSFVKQIQVYYYQVLGNEQLSIIQKFTETFYGIGEIKKSYIAEWPKLNKIYSFTGNHVLLKKMGEEFAKITNDFYLQLLKLGVDQNVFKIEYVEDVAALWSREVIQFHRSAKQLFFSNNQNNQNRFYKSLAFNQQLINYLLGLQPNTINLVSLGKNYVKMIRDQIHKEVNLSD from the coding sequence ATGTCACTTAAAGAGCAAATTATTAACACTGCATATGAGTTATTTGCAGAAAAAGGGTACGAAAAAACAACTGTTGCCCAAATTATTGGCAAAGCAGGAACCTCAAAAGGTGGTTTTTATCATCACTTTAAGTCTAAAGACGAAATATTAGAGCATATAACTTTGTCTTTTGTTAAACAAATTCAGGTTTATTATTATCAAGTTTTAGGCAATGAACAACTATCAATTATTCAAAAATTTACTGAAACATTTTATGGCATTGGTGAAATAAAAAAATCTTATATTGCAGAATGGCCTAAATTAAATAAAATTTATTCCTTTACAGGAAACCACGTTTTACTAAAAAAAATGGGAGAAGAATTTGCGAAAATCACTAATGACTTTTACTTGCAGTTATTGAAATTAGGGGTAGATCAAAACGTTTTTAAAATTGAGTATGTTGAAGATGTTGCAGCTTTATGGTCACGAGAGGTTATTCAATTTCATCGTAGTGCTAAACAGCTCTTTTTTAGTAATAACCAAAACAATCAAAATAGGTTTTATAAATCTTTAGCTTTTAATCAGCAGTTAATTAATTATCTATTAGGGTTGCAGCCTAATACCATAAACTTAGTATCATTAGGAAAAAACTATGTAAAAATGATTAGAGATCAAATTCATAAAGAGGTGAATCTCAGTGATTAA
- a CDS encoding MBOAT family protein has translation MVFSSLTFLFYFLPITLGLYYLTPKRYRNIVLLIASLFFYAWGEPVYIGLMIFSSVVDYMHGLLIDKYRENKYKAKLLVISSILINLGLLAFFKYGDFIITNVNMLFNTSFKLLNLPLPIGISFYTFQTMSYTIDVYRNKVPAQKSPIALATYVTLFPQLIAGPIVRYKTVAKQLTNRTENYHKIAYGIKRFIIGLAKKVLLANNIGLLFAEVQASSIANLSVATAWLGLIAFGFQIYFDFSGYSDMAIGLGHMFGFSFLENFNYPYISQSITEFWRRWHISLGTWFKDYVYIPLGGNRKGKIRTYFNLLVVWLLTGFWHGANYNFMLWGLYFAVIIALEKLFLLSLLNKLPTLLKRLYTLMLILISWVLFNYEGLNDIYCYINKMFAFTGKLIDNSFLYLVSNYAVLLVLLTIFSTPIIKNFVRKVTCNYKKYSILQLICFVTLFIISIAYLVDASYNPFLYFRF, from the coding sequence ATGGTATTTAGTAGCCTTACTTTTTTATTTTACTTTTTGCCCATTACTTTAGGTTTGTATTATTTAACGCCTAAAAGATATAGAAATATTGTGTTATTAATAGCTAGTTTGTTTTTTTATGCTTGGGGTGAGCCAGTATATATAGGTTTAATGATTTTTTCATCTGTTGTAGATTATATGCATGGCTTATTAATAGATAAATATAGAGAAAATAAATATAAAGCAAAACTATTAGTTATTTCATCTATTTTAATAAACTTAGGATTATTAGCTTTTTTTAAATATGGTGATTTTATAATTACAAACGTTAATATGCTATTTAATACCAGCTTTAAGCTATTAAACTTACCGCTTCCTATTGGTATATCGTTTTATACTTTTCAAACTATGTCTTATACCATAGATGTATACAGAAATAAAGTTCCAGCACAAAAATCTCCAATAGCTTTAGCAACCTATGTAACATTGTTTCCACAGCTAATTGCCGGACCTATTGTGAGATATAAAACTGTAGCTAAACAATTAACAAACAGAACAGAAAACTATCATAAAATAGCCTATGGTATTAAGAGGTTTATTATTGGATTAGCAAAAAAAGTTTTATTAGCTAATAATATAGGTTTGCTTTTTGCTGAGGTGCAAGCCAGTTCTATTGCTAACTTGTCTGTAGCTACGGCTTGGTTAGGGCTTATTGCTTTTGGTTTTCAAATTTACTTTGATTTTAGTGGTTATTCAGATATGGCTATTGGGCTTGGTCATATGTTTGGTTTTAGTTTTTTAGAGAACTTCAATTACCCCTATATATCTCAAAGCATTACGGAGTTTTGGCGAAGGTGGCATATATCTTTAGGTACTTGGTTTAAAGACTATGTTTATATACCCTTAGGAGGAAATAGAAAGGGCAAAATAAGAACCTATTTTAATCTTTTAGTTGTTTGGCTCTTAACAGGTTTTTGGCATGGTGCAAACTACAATTTCATGTTATGGGGTTTGTATTTTGCGGTCATAATAGCACTCGAAAAGCTATTTTTACTGAGTCTGCTAAATAAACTACCTACACTTTTAAAAAGATTATATACTTTAATGTTAATACTAATATCTTGGGTGTTATTCAACTACGAGGGTTTAAATGATATTTATTGTTATATTAATAAAATGTTTGCTTTTACCGGTAAATTAATAGATAATAGCTTTTTATACTTAGTTAGTAATTATGCAGTATTATTAGTTCTATTAACTATTTTTAGTACTCCTATTATAAAGAATTTTGTAAGAAAAGTGACATGTAATTATAAAAAATATTCTATACTTCAGTTAATTTGTTTTGTCACATTATTTATAATATCAATAGCTTATTTAGTAGATGCCTCATATAATCCATTTTTATACTTTAGATTTTAG